One Dysosmobacter welbionis DNA segment encodes these proteins:
- a CDS encoding NAD(P)H-hydrate epimerase, translated as MSGAALCGAGNNCGDGIAAARLLFLKGLKVRAFLVGDYEKLTPDALEETRRLSECGVELERFDPADESQRAWVLGCDVVIDALFGVGLSRPIGAGTPFAAAVDWMNESRAAVVAADIASGVSADTGAVLGRAVRADRTVTFTLPKIGQAVGEGAALSGNVEVRDIGIPADLVRGLVCRAQTVERDFARAALPPRRADGHKGTFGKVLIVGGAVGYTGAPYLTAAAAVRTGCGLVSLGVPETIWPVEAAKCVSAMPFPLPDKHGRLSPKAKEEILERAAGCDAVALGPGLGRGDGVTELVLDLLQKIQQPMVLDADGINALGDI; from the coding sequence ATGTCGGGGGCGGCCTTGTGCGGCGCGGGCAACAACTGCGGCGATGGAATCGCCGCAGCCCGGCTGCTGTTTTTGAAGGGGCTGAAGGTCCGGGCGTTCCTGGTAGGGGACTATGAGAAGCTGACGCCGGACGCCCTGGAGGAGACCCGCCGTCTCAGCGAGTGCGGTGTGGAGCTGGAGCGGTTCGACCCGGCGGACGAAAGCCAGCGGGCCTGGGTGTTGGGGTGCGACGTGGTGATCGACGCCCTCTTCGGCGTGGGCCTCTCCCGGCCCATCGGGGCAGGCACGCCCTTTGCCGCGGCGGTGGACTGGATGAATGAGAGCAGGGCCGCCGTGGTGGCGGCGGACATTGCCAGCGGCGTGTCGGCGGACACCGGCGCCGTGCTGGGCCGTGCGGTTCGGGCGGATCGCACTGTCACCTTCACACTGCCCAAGATCGGTCAGGCAGTGGGGGAGGGGGCCGCCCTCTCCGGGAACGTGGAGGTCCGGGACATCGGCATCCCGGCGGATCTGGTCCGGGGCCTTGTCTGCCGGGCCCAGACGGTGGAGCGGGACTTTGCCCGTGCGGCCCTGCCGCCCCGGAGGGCGGACGGCCACAAGGGAACCTTCGGCAAGGTGCTGATCGTCGGCGGCGCAGTGGGCTATACCGGTGCGCCTTATCTCACTGCCGCGGCGGCGGTGCGGACCGGGTGCGGGCTGGTGTCCCTGGGGGTGCCGGAGACCATCTGGCCGGTGGAGGCGGCCAAGTGCGTCTCTGCCATGCCATTCCCTCTGCCGGACAAACATGGGAGGCTCTCTCCCAAGGCGAAAGAGGAAATCCTGGAGCGGGCTGCCGGCTGTGACGCAGTGGCTCTGGGCCCTGGACTGGGCCGGGGAGATGGCGTCACGGAGCTGGTGCTGGATCTGCTGCAGAAGATCCAGCAGCCGATGGTGCTGGACGCCGACGGCATAAACGCCCTGGGGGACATATAG
- a CDS encoding ADP-dependent NAD(P)H-hydrate dehydratase, whose amino-acid sequence MLTPHDGEFTRIGGDLTGSNRLGAARAFGAAHGCVLVLKGHRTLTAAPAGNVLVNTTGNSGLAKGGSGDVLTGIVAALLAQGATAVRAAAVGVWLHGRAGDLAAERLTPYGMTPEDVVSSLPAAIGEIL is encoded by the coding sequence GTGCTGACGCCCCACGACGGGGAGTTCACCCGCATCGGCGGCGACCTCACCGGCAGCAACCGGCTGGGGGCCGCCCGGGCCTTTGGAGCGGCCCATGGCTGTGTCCTGGTGCTGAAGGGCCACCGGACCCTCACCGCCGCCCCGGCGGGGAACGTGCTGGTGAACACCACCGGAAATTCCGGCCTGGCCAAGGGCGGCAGCGGCGACGTGCTGACGGGGATTGTCGCCGCCCTGCTGGCCCAGGGGGCGACTGCCGTTCGGGCGGCGGCGGTCGGCGTGTGGCTCCACGGCCGGGCCGGGGACTTGGCGGCGGAGCGCCTGACGCCCTATGGTATGACGCCGGAGGACGTGGTGTCGTCACTGCCGGCGGCCATCGGGGAGATCCTATAA